The segment CGTCGATGAAACCGAAGACCACGAACAGGGGGCCGGGGACCAGGGTCTGATGTTCGGCTATGCATCCAACGAGACCGACGTCCTGATGCCGGCACCCATTACCTACTCCCATCGGCTGGTCAAACGCCAGGCGGAAGTACGCAAAAATGGCACCCTGCCCTGGCTGCAACCTGACGCCAAGAGCCAGATCACTTTCCGCTACGAGGACGGCAGACCGGTGGCGATCGATGCCGTGGTGCTTTCCACACAGCATCGTGAAGAGATCAATATGAACGTTCTGCAGGAAGCCGTGATGGAGGAAATCATCAAACCCGTACTGCCCGCCGAATGGATCGATAAGAACACCAAGTACTTCATCAATCCTACCGGTCGTTTTGTAATCGGGGGCCCCTATGGAGATTGTGGATTGACCGGTCGTAAAATCATCGTCGACACCTATGGTGGCATGGCGCGACACGGTGGCGGGGCTTTCTCGGGTAAAGATCCTTCGAAAGTGGACCGTTCAGCGGCTTATGTGGCTCGCTACGTAGCCAAGAATATCGTTGCCGCCGGCATCGCGGACCGCTGCGAAATTCAGCTGTCCTACGCCATCGGGGTTGCGGAACCCACATCCATCAACGTGGAAACCTTCGGCACCGCCAGAATTTCCGAGGCCCGCATCACCGAACTGGTGAGAGAACACTTCGAGCTGCGTCCGAAGGGGTTGATCCGGATGCTCGACCTGATCAAACCCATCTACCAGCAGACTGCCGCCTACGGCCACTTCGGTCGGGAAGAAGAGAGTTTTTCCTGGGAAAAAACCGACAAGGCCGCCACATTGAAACATGCCGCAGGCGTTTAACCTGACAACCAGAACGAATTCACGGAGTAATTTACCAATGAACAGTTTATCGACCCAGCAAGCCGAAATAATCAAAGAGGATTACAAAGTTGCCGACATCAGCCTGGCTGACTACGGGCGGCGCGAGATCACCCTGGCCGAAGCGGAGATGCCGGCCCTGATGTCCTTACGCCGCAAGTATGCCGCCGACAGACCGCTGGCCGGCGCAAAGATTCTTGGTTGTATCCACATGACGGTACAGACTGCCGTATTGATCGAAACCCTGGTGGAACTGGGGGCAGAGGTCCGCTGGTCTTCGTGCAATATTTTTTCCACCCAGGACCACGCGGCGGCCTGTATCGCGGCTTCGGGTATCGCTGTTTATGCCTGGAAAGGTCAGACTGAAGAAGAAGGCGAGTGGTGTATCGAGCAGACTATCCTGAAGGATGGTCAGCCCTGGGATGCCAATATGATTCTTGACGATGGCGGCGACCTCACTGCCATGGTGCACGACAAATACCCGCAGCTGTTGGCGAATATCCACGGCATTACCGAGGAAACCACTACCGGTGTGCATCGACTGGTGGAGATGCTGGAGAAAGGCACTCTCAAAGTGCCTGCAATCAATGTCAATGATTCTGTCACCAAGTCCAAGAACGACAACAAGTACGGCTGCCGCCATAGCCTCAACGACGGCATCAAGCGTGGTACCGATATGTTGCTGTCCGGACGACACGCGCTGGTGGTGGGTTATGGCGACGTAGGCAAGGGTTCCGCCCAGAGCCTGCGCCAGGAAGGCATGATCGTGAAGATCTCCGAGATCGACCCGATCTGCGCCATGCAGGCCTGCATGGACGGCTTCGAGGTGGTGTCCCCCTTCGTGGACGGCATCAATACCGGCAGCCTGGAAGGCATCAACCAGCGTCTGCTCGGCGCCATGGATCTGATCGTCACAACCACGGGCAATGTCAATGTCTGCGACAAGTTTATGCTGCAGAGCACCAAGTCCGGCGCCGTAATCTGTAACATCGGGCACTTTGATAATGAAATCGATACCAAGTTCATGCGCGACAACTGGACCTGGGAGGAAATCAAGCCCCAGGTGCACAAGATCTATCGCCAGGACCCTGAAACCAATCCTGATGATTACCTGATTCTGCTGTCCGAAGGCCGCCTGATCAACCTGGGCAACGCCACCGGCCACCCGTCACGGATCATGGATGGCTCCTTTGCCAACCAGGTGCTGGCGCAGATTCACCTGTACGAAAAGGCCTTTGCCAGCCAGTCAGACGAATACAAACAGGCAAATCTGACGGTGGAAGTACTGCCCAAGAAGCTGGACGAAGAAGTAGCGGCCCTCATGGTGAGCGGGTTCGGCGGTGTCATTACCAGGCTTACCGACCGCCAGGCAGAATACATCAACGTGCCACTCACCGGCCCCTTTAAAACTGACAGCTACAAATACTAGTAGCAGATTCACGGACAGAGATTTTGAACGGCAACCATAAAACCGGTCCATCGGCCAACTTCAGCATCGAATTTTTCCCGCCCCGGACCAATGAGGGGCAGGAGAAACTGCTGGCCGTGCATGACAGTCTTGCGGAGCTTGGCCCCGAGTTCTTTTCTATCACTTATGGCGCCGGTGGCTCGACGCGGGAGGGCACCCGAAAGACCGTGCTGGCGCTGAAAGAGCGGGGTTCCTGTGTAGCCCCGCATCTTTCTTTTGGTGGTTCCAGCGACGAGGACATCGCGCAGCTGCTGCACACCTATAAGCAGGCCGGCATCAACCGGCTGGTCGCGCTGCGGGGAGACATTCCTTCCGGGTTCGGTTCCGCCAGTCAATACCGGTACGCCAGCGAACTGGTCAGTTTTGTGCGCCGGGAAACCGGTGATCATTTTCACATCGATGTCGCCTGCTACCCGGAAATCCATCCCGCGGCCAGGACGTATCAGAGCGACATCGATTTCTTCAAGGTCAAGGTGGATGCCGGCGCCAGCTCGGCCATCACCCAGTACTTCTATAACCCGGATGCCTATTTTTATTTCGTAGAGCAATGCACCAAAGCCGGCATTACTATTCCGATAGTGCCCGGCATTATGCCTATCACCAACTACGAAAAGCTGGCCAAGTTCAGCGCCAGTTGTGGTGCGGAAATACCCCGCTGGATCCAGCAGCGGTTGCAGGATTTCGGCGACGACACTGACAGCCTGCGCAGCTACGGACTCGACGTCGTCACGAAGCTGTGTGAAAAATTATTGGCCGGGGGGGCACCGGGGCTGCATTTTTACGCCATGAACCAGGCCGGCAGCGTCCGCAGCATATGGCGAAATCTGGATCTTTCCAGCCGGCACGCTTGAGCCTGACGGGGAATTCAATTCAGCCTATGCCGCCGTATCACCCTGTGGAACCCTGTGGTTTCCGCAAGTGCTTGGCATAGGCTTTGGACCGCCAGTCTACTGGCAGACAGTTGAAAAACGTTACATACGCGACCAATAATTATTCATCAGACTGCTCTAGTGCACGTTAACCCTATACAGCTTACGCGACAGGATTGCTGATCATGCGGCGTTCCAGGTTATTCCAGCAGCAAAAGCTGGCGCAGGGTACCACCGTAACCCTGGATCGTGAGGGAGCCCATTACCTGGGTCGGGTACTGCGCCTGAAAGCGGGTGACAAGGTAAACCTCTTCAACAGCGAAGACGGGGAATTCTCCGCTACCCTGATCCACAGTGACAGGCACCGGGTGACCGTTCAGCTGGATGACTCTGCAGTGAACCTGACTGACCCGCAACTGGCTGTCAATCTGGGCCTGGGTCTGTCCCGCGGTGAACGTTTCGACTACGCGATCCAGAAGTCTACCGAACTGGGAGTGGTCCGGATTATACCGTTAGTTACAGAAAACTGCGAGGTCCGCCTTGCTGGGGACCGTTCGGAAAAGAAACTGACGCACTGGCAACGGGTCGCCATCAGTGCCTGCGAACAATGCGGTCGTAGCGTCGTGCCAACGCTGGCTGAACCTGTTGATCTGACCCGCTGGCTGGCGGACAACCGGGGTGGCTTACTACTCGATGCCAGTGGCGACCCCGGCCTGCCGGATACGGTTCCTGCGCAACCGTTGAATCTGCTGATCGGGCCTGAAGGAGGGTTCAGCGAACAGGAAGTGAATCTGGCCCGTCAGCATGACTACCAGGTGATTAGGCTGGGCCCGAGAATCCTCCGCACCGAGACAGCCCCGGTGGTTGCCCTGTCACTGCTGCAGTATCTCTTCGGGGATCTGGGGAAATGAGAGGTTGGGGAATCTCTGCCAGGATATAGCCATGCTGCGTATCCCAGCCGAAGCAGAGACGCCCTGAGTGCTACCAATGGATTGCTATCAGAACCGCAGACCGAAGCGTTTTCCCAGGCCAATGCGTTTGCCAAACAGATCATTGGTGAAGCGTGCTGGATCTATTTCATAACTGCCGCGCTTCAGGCTACGGGTTATTGATTTCACCAGCGTCTGATCTTTGTTTGCACCCTGGTTGATCTGCTCGAAATTTTTCTTAAGCTGTTTTCGTGCCGTCGTCACCACAGTTATTTTTGGCGTTAGCCGCTCGTTCGCATTCTGCTCTGTCACAATACCGATCTCACCCGTTGCGAGCTCCACCACAGAGCCAGCGGGGAACATGCCGATCGCCTTGATGAACTCATAGACCAGTTGATCGGCAAATTTGATTTTACGCTGCTTGTAGATCCGGCTCACGGCAGTAGCTGGTGACAGATCAGCCTGGGAAGAGCGCTTGAGCAGACGTTCATAACTGTAAGCCAGGTTGGCAATCCGGGCCGGAAGGGAAATCTGTTCACCCCGCTTGCGGCGTGGAAAACCTCTGCCATCATGGCGCTCGTGATGAGCACGTACGATATTGATTATCTGTGGATCAATGTCATCCTCGTTACGCAGGATATCCACACCAATGCCCACGTGTTTCTGATAATCGACATATTCCTGGCGGGTGAATGGCCCGCTCTGACGGACAAAGTCCTCAGCGAATTTTGCCATACCGATATCCGCCAGCAGAGTCCCGATAAACAGTGCCTCTATGTCACTCTTTGGGAATCCCACATGACAGGCAAAAACTGTCGCCCAGACAGAGGCGCGTATACTGTGTTTTAAAAGACAGTTCCCTTCTTCGCTGGTATTCAGAAACCAGATAAAGCCATCCGGGTTTCGAATAACGCAGGCAATGGTTTCACGTCCCAACCGGTACAGCTCTTCGATTCCAAGAGGACGGTGCTCACGGGCATTCTCTATCGCACGGGTCAGGGCATCCTCCAATTGAGAATAGAGCCTGGCGGCATTGTCTATTTCATGCTTCACCGCCCTGGAGCGTGGATAAACCTCCGGATTCACCTTGAGTTCCTGTGACTCCGGGGCTCTTTTGCGGGCGCTGCTCAGGATGGTGAGCTTGGTCGGCTCTTTACTGCGAGGGCTTGCTCCCTTGGCAGGATCGATATACACCTTGTGGCAGAGTGCGCGCAGGGTCTGTATCTGATCGAACTTGCGCAAATGGAAACCGTTGATCGGAAATGGCGTATCCCGCCAGGGGCGATCCAGTTCGATGATGAACATACCCAGTACCAGATCACGCACATGTATCTGAATCCAGTGTTCCTGGGGTTTGGAGGCGGTAGTTTTATGACTGCTGGACATGAACGAAGCTTAAGGTTATTTACGCTCGGTGCCTGTGAGAAACGTCACAAACTGACAGAAAGCGTCAGTCCATTGCTATCGACCAGTGAGGCCCGTCACAGAAGGAAGCCCTGACTGATTCCACCAGGCAAAAAAAAGCGCCCCCTCAAGAGGGGGCGCGAGGACGTAATAAATTACGCCTGGTGGGTTTGAGACAAACCCGGGAGAGAAGAATGCGGTAACTGCTATTACTTGGCAGTTACGAATTCCGGGTAAGCTTCGATTCCGCAGTCGGAGATATCGAGACCTTCGTCTTCCTCTTCCTCGGAAACCCGCAGACCCACAACCGTCTTGAGAACCAGCCAGACGATTATGCTAGTGGCGAATACCCAGCCGAAGATGACGAGGGTGCCCACAAGCTGTCCAACAAAGGTCGCATCGGAATCCGAGAACAGGACAGCGAAGATACCGAAAAGACCAACCGTACCGTGCACGGAGATCGCACCGACCGGATCATCGATTTTCAACTTGTCCAATGCCACGATGCTGAACACTACGATCACGCCACCGATGGCGCCGATGATGGTTGCCAGCAGCGGAGAAGGATCTGCAGGCTCAGCAGTGATGGCGACCAGGCCGGCCAGTGCGCCGTTCAGACACATGGTCAGGTCAGTCTTGCCGAACATCAGGCGTGACACGATCATGGAAGCTATCAGACCACCGGCAGCAGCGGCGTTGGTGTTCAGGAACACGTTGGCGACTTCGTTGGCGACACCGATACCACCCAGCTTGAGGGTAGAACCGCCGTTGAAACCGAACCAGCCCATCCAGAGAATGAAAGTGCCGAGGGTGGCCAGTGGCATGTTGGCGCCGGGAATGGGTTTGATAGAGCCGTCTTTACCGTACTTGCCCTTACGCGGACCAAGCAGCAGAACGCCAGCCAGTGCCGCCGTTGCGCCAGCCAGGTGCACGATACCGGAACCGGCATAGTCGCTATAGCTCAGAGCACCAATAAAAGGCACATCCTTGCCACCCCAGGTCCAGCCGCCCTCAACCGGATAGATAACCCCGGTCATGACCACCGCAAAGCCCAGGAAGGCCCACAGCTTCATCCGCTCTGCCACGGCGCCGGAAACGATCGACATGGCAGTGGCAACAAATACCACCTGGAAGAAGAAGTCCGAGGCACCGGAATAGACTGAATCACCGTCGAAACCGGCTTCAGCCGAATCGGCAAGCACCTGGGCGATAGCCGCATCGTCCATCTGGGCCACTGTTGTGACGCCGGACAGGAAAATGCCGCCGTCGTACATCAGCTGATAGCCGCAAACCAGGTACATGGTACAGGCAATGGCGAACAACGCGACATTCTTGGTCAGAATCTCGGTGGTGTTCTTGGCCCGTACCAGGCCCGCCTCCAGCATGGCGAAGCCGGCGGCCATCCACATCACTAATGCGCCGCATATGAGAAAGTAAAACGTATCCATTGCATACTGCAATTCAAAAATTTGGTTTTCCACCTTTAGCCTCCAAAAACGGTCTTTTGACCAGTAACTGAGAATTTATCGTTAGAGAGGGGCGTCTATACCGCCTCTTCTCCGGTTTCGCCTGTGCGGATTCGAATGATCTGCGAAAGGTCGGAAACGAAAATCTTGCCGTCGCCGATCTTGCCGGTATTGGCCGCCTTGGTTATGGCTTCCAGAGTCTGGTCAAGCAGGGAATCACCGATAGCTACTTCGAGTTTCACTTTAGGCAGGAAATCCACGACGTACTCAGCACCCCGATAGAGTTCGGTATGGCCCTTCTGGCGACCAAACCCTTTGACCTCGGTTACGGTGATGCCCTGTACCCCGATTTCGGACAATGCCTCGCGGACATCGTCCAGCTTGAATGGCTTAATGATAGCCGTCACTAATTTCATTTTTAGCTCCTTAATAGTAGTTACCCGCTCTGCGGTTCAGAATGGATAAGTTTGTAGCGCCGTGGAAGGCAACTATGCACGGGGCGTGCCAGTTGTTTTTTATATTTTTATTTCAGTAGGTTATACGAGATTCTGTCGTGCAGCGGAGAGATTCAGAAAGCCGCGCTGGTGGTTTTGTTCCGTAACGGTGCTTCGATTCTCAGCCTGCACCATAATGAAGCACTGCTTGGGGGCGTCAGCGCAAGAACCGAATTGCTGATAGAATAATTCGCCACT is part of the Gammaproteobacteria bacterium genome and harbors:
- the metK gene encoding methionine adenosyltransferase, whose amino-acid sequence is MIESSLFTSESVSEGHPDKMADQISDAILDALLTIDPRSRVACETLIKTGMVVLAGEVTTDANIDYEALVRKTVNEIGYNNTESGFDGGTCAVINALGKQSADIAMGVDETEDHEQGAGDQGLMFGYASNETDVLMPAPITYSHRLVKRQAEVRKNGTLPWLQPDAKSQITFRYEDGRPVAIDAVVLSTQHREEINMNVLQEAVMEEIIKPVLPAEWIDKNTKYFINPTGRFVIGGPYGDCGLTGRKIIVDTYGGMARHGGGAFSGKDPSKVDRSAAYVARYVAKNIVAAGIADRCEIQLSYAIGVAEPTSINVETFGTARISEARITELVREHFELRPKGLIRMLDLIKPIYQQTAAYGHFGREEESFSWEKTDKAATLKHAAGV
- a CDS encoding ammonium transporter; translation: MENQIFELQYAMDTFYFLICGALVMWMAAGFAMLEAGLVRAKNTTEILTKNVALFAIACTMYLVCGYQLMYDGGIFLSGVTTVAQMDDAAIAQVLADSAEAGFDGDSVYSGASDFFFQVVFVATAMSIVSGAVAERMKLWAFLGFAVVMTGVIYPVEGGWTWGGKDVPFIGALSYSDYAGSGIVHLAGATAALAGVLLLGPRKGKYGKDGSIKPIPGANMPLATLGTFILWMGWFGFNGGSTLKLGGIGVANEVANVFLNTNAAAAGGLIASMIVSRLMFGKTDLTMCLNGALAGLVAITAEPADPSPLLATIIGAIGGVIVVFSIVALDKLKIDDPVGAISVHGTVGLFGIFAVLFSDSDATFVGQLVGTLVIFGWVFATSIIVWLVLKTVVGLRVSEEEEDEGLDISDCGIEAYPEFVTAK
- a CDS encoding DUF3391 domain-containing protein, with the protein product MSSSHKTTASKPQEHWIQIHVRDLVLGMFIIELDRPWRDTPFPINGFHLRKFDQIQTLRALCHKVYIDPAKGASPRSKEPTKLTILSSARKRAPESQELKVNPEVYPRSRAVKHEIDNAARLYSQLEDALTRAIENAREHRPLGIEELYRLGRETIACVIRNPDGFIWFLNTSEEGNCLLKHSIRASVWATVFACHVGFPKSDIEALFIGTLLADIGMAKFAEDFVRQSGPFTRQEYVDYQKHVGIGVDILRNEDDIDPQIINIVRAHHERHDGRGFPRRKRGEQISLPARIANLAYSYERLLKRSSQADLSPATAVSRIYKQRKIKFADQLVYEFIKAIGMFPAGSVVELATGEIGIVTEQNANERLTPKITVVTTARKQLKKNFEQINQGANKDQTLVKSITRSLKRGSYEIDPARFTNDLFGKRIGLGKRFGLRF
- the metF gene encoding methylenetetrahydrofolate reductase [NAD(P)H] gives rise to the protein MNGNHKTGPSANFSIEFFPPRTNEGQEKLLAVHDSLAELGPEFFSITYGAGGSTREGTRKTVLALKERGSCVAPHLSFGGSSDEDIAQLLHTYKQAGINRLVALRGDIPSGFGSASQYRYASELVSFVRRETGDHFHIDVACYPEIHPAARTYQSDIDFFKVKVDAGASSAITQYFYNPDAYFYFVEQCTKAGITIPIVPGIMPITNYEKLAKFSASCGAEIPRWIQQRLQDFGDDTDSLRSYGLDVVTKLCEKLLAGGAPGLHFYAMNQAGSVRSIWRNLDLSSRHA
- a CDS encoding 16S rRNA (uracil(1498)-N(3))-methyltransferase, which produces MRRSRLFQQQKLAQGTTVTLDREGAHYLGRVLRLKAGDKVNLFNSEDGEFSATLIHSDRHRVTVQLDDSAVNLTDPQLAVNLGLGLSRGERFDYAIQKSTELGVVRIIPLVTENCEVRLAGDRSEKKLTHWQRVAISACEQCGRSVVPTLAEPVDLTRWLADNRGGLLLDASGDPGLPDTVPAQPLNLLIGPEGGFSEQEVNLARQHDYQVIRLGPRILRTETAPVVALSLLQYLFGDLGK
- the ahcY gene encoding adenosylhomocysteinase, with the translated sequence MNSLSTQQAEIIKEDYKVADISLADYGRREITLAEAEMPALMSLRRKYAADRPLAGAKILGCIHMTVQTAVLIETLVELGAEVRWSSCNIFSTQDHAAACIAASGIAVYAWKGQTEEEGEWCIEQTILKDGQPWDANMILDDGGDLTAMVHDKYPQLLANIHGITEETTTGVHRLVEMLEKGTLKVPAINVNDSVTKSKNDNKYGCRHSLNDGIKRGTDMLLSGRHALVVGYGDVGKGSAQSLRQEGMIVKISEIDPICAMQACMDGFEVVSPFVDGINTGSLEGINQRLLGAMDLIVTTTGNVNVCDKFMLQSTKSGAVICNIGHFDNEIDTKFMRDNWTWEEIKPQVHKIYRQDPETNPDDYLILLSEGRLINLGNATGHPSRIMDGSFANQVLAQIHLYEKAFASQSDEYKQANLTVEVLPKKLDEEVAALMVSGFGGVITRLTDRQAEYINVPLTGPFKTDSYKY
- the glnK gene encoding P-II family nitrogen regulator, whose product is MKLVTAIIKPFKLDDVREALSEIGVQGITVTEVKGFGRQKGHTELYRGAEYVVDFLPKVKLEVAIGDSLLDQTLEAITKAANTGKIGDGKIFVSDLSQIIRIRTGETGEEAV